A stretch of the Ostrea edulis chromosome 9, xbOstEdul1.1, whole genome shotgun sequence genome encodes the following:
- the LOC125660497 gene encoding uncharacterized protein LOC125660497 isoform X2 — protein sequence MRLVTIVLLWHVMCCYGDGMQHLVLLDSLPQSFQLNSTPDVVITTNFSGSVSFKESSDFKVLLNISSPSIDDAYSVKAAIQESKGRLLIQVFEERISGSVISLPWIFIGIGVGALIVAGLAILWAARWYFTKQHLKLQEDNLSYGNVMKRSRHSIHLSSTHAAESVGQDGEETLMGVPEEPEEEEAENRKMAEVRLSHHFDDENDDSEEKRFLPQQKYSSSARIQQKYVRQHSHRKRHPSLNDPPSYNTVMDYPNSDESDGEGNTQKRQLEPLLEDSQASIDKRSENSFIYQESDVRLYRGINQPILPVARSDGDIENRNSARQKAPYQIPQLGKLSSSKASSRSSIKRDDPTTPQETSRSSIKRDDLPITPQENSRSSLRRYEPVTPQEERSKSPFSGAEVYDKKSLAGDNSSGIVHMGTARGPPVQPPLSPVEPGTPRPDGNSMDIPLTSFTGTLQRQKSGRTRTTSLFIDPEAPEEKDVFEEPDYGDDDDDDDDDIFAPRVPGPDGRKRHISGESRTRHLSGERHQGERIRHPSGELMYRVPMGSSPARVPLGSSPVRNPNDSSPARLTAKISPSRHPENRLRNPQVDRYRHQSGDRTRFSVTSDGSLYGSSDNFEKRGTDNNYEDIDSDMDFEMPPLDSDPDVLSDVSLPLPSPPAFVKQASKEARSPLRSFAYDEVPTAMSLPLSPFGDFGGGTYITIAASPSSTVDRPHFVFPPTSPMATDNTKPPDSESESLPPPPSQQNGEASGGSMLPPPPKFYRPAQKPSWHKAVPSSTRNGGPEHVNSSKNGGPEYAKIQRQGSQRQEPDNGNRSGEPATEGPSRSGSVKRKNIPARLHLSIVCSLCLLSLIGGVYSKMNVTGTQVHITVYAPKHFFHQKIEVFFHQNKPAYVVENPYQVQAYDVREPKLDSLNSSKCYNSQCPQGCDEDTGQCICKKGYRPDAHNKCQDANECRDGSFLCHEDAGCLNMIGSYYCICSLPFYGNGKSCEECNAPCRPGTYQKGSCEINEQKQCIECTNQCDRGFYMYSKCGKRDDSSCRMCHGECLDSHYEYQRCTQSQNRVCKGREELKPPVGGPNVIMEDRDDTYKNDMTTIHHRESTPGQNTHTFMFSKGSGFYIEVALKYLHPAPIFSPVNHTSQNELDSFQGDKSVLESYCPFPIPVKYQLYYKAHKNITYKEKQKFGHTLIRPCKTYTQHGQYPPQDDTTEGSIMCSQPGPVSGVFSVLDTQFTTSTSTWVEKTESCLLSNAACLNCTRHCARQMLLQPGECSIAGGDKGQSPRLPECFTCCTQSNCSDVCKTYHDYICQTERCKQGDLIEFRLKPVYHPKGDFLCHMAPSPNQKLLELEYTIKHYYNTLMTQSFTIYGDETWQKTGKLKSDKHIVKVEVDSRLDVIPDIIEGSPGQRDVTVGKYRTAGESVRSSYIQGSSAPVRPIKPYIETSQTFGKKHCDDDALEYLISTNSGQPFQHLQTLQGRYLGNFTYVVTNSSAQSLVKIGVSKHSSILFSLYPGATLKEGSLKGNISHNSTHWNLNVTGEVESCPGILNVNITDAKYPSRPLYQYDIQVKCPQNFFLVFSVPSGDSPRSDKQFIVSVRDNVRRFQLHVYRARASQLNTLSGRESQLVHSTEAVVPPHFSVPFIVSVCGGVLLLIFVSAVGIVVKFGQPLGDVLQFRWCHLVLMVIYMTFQFIYAACVSMTVFYLVIIASNSDTTAFLRNYQHQRSVKTAFSSLELDHLQHHLEVELQRQSKMAAGSKEQCEVKMRSVIQKFNEVNSLLEKEVKDRVTVDNIKDLLSRHNEDLIQQFTSNLNNYKERYKSYIKHTKKVFTANIEETYRSVERSKWLAGPDFLHKTVKNFGDLEGRSTKPFMQWLGVQQSLTQISGDDVTIPLPQTPRLSKVFSSGSQSSSHASSAHFNRPERTVHKHNMWFFADDPFKAKENQTRSSKDQAHTTEAPQYSGYSGFFFVMAIIDLIWFLHRILKSVGVARLLLYGYPIFVGIREKTNDRNPDGSAKRQSQIFQSGAAKTFKKFFIKMLSSMFVPKVIATIFVCLFIYLVSVTTFHFVNRETFSYLGYYNNMDDLLKLNEDFVNHRIEAHANRINTMEYPSYQELMNMYVQRHLYLHRTLENQWRHLQEAHSGFYCRYKQSLDPNAKCTEGLESRFGNMDMEVCHFEQIEPKFYSNGHVSDSSVAEIQMDAFLTNIRKLISDTCHIILIYMSVIIIKELLGTVVWLCLKRSAFINLRLIYEADKPPPTATGRDR from the exons GGGTCGGTTAGCTTCAAGGAGTCCAGTGATTTCAAGGTCCTGCTGAACATTTCCTCACCAAGTATTGATGATGCCTACTCGGTGAAAGCAGCCATTCAGGAAAGCAAAGGGAGACTACTGATACAAGTG TTTGAGGAAAGAATATCAGGATCTGTGATAAGCCTGCCATGGATTTTCATTGGGATCGGAGTGGGGGCTCTGATAGTGGCAGGCCTGGCTATTTTGTGGGCAGCCCGATGGTACTTTACCAAACAGCACCTAAAACTCCAGGAGGACAACCTCAGCTATGGCAATGTGATGAAGCGATCCCGCCACAGCATTCATTTGTCTTCTACCCATGCTGCCGAGTCTGTAGGCCAG GATGGTGAGGAGACTTTGATGGGGGTTCCTGAGGAGCCAGAAGAAGAAGAAGCTGAAAACAGAAAAATGGCCGAGGTTCGACTGTCCCACCATTTCGATGATGAAAATGATGACAGTGAAGAGAAGCGGTTTCTTCCCCAACAGAAGTACAGCAGCTCTGCCAGGATTCAGCAGAAGTACGTCAGACAACACAGCCACAGGAAAAGACACCCCTCTCTTAACGATCCCCCCTCCTACAACACCGTGATGGACTACCCCAACAGTGATGAATCGGATGGTGAGGGAAACACTCAGAAGAGGCAACTAGAACCTTTACTGGAGGACAGCCAAGCCAGCATTGACAAGAGGTCAGAGAATTCATTCATTTACCAGGAATCGGATGTTCGACTCTACCGGGGAATCAATCAGCCGATACTACCGGTGGCAAGGTCGGATGGTGACATTGAAAATCGTAATTCAGCCAGACAAAAAGCTCCCTATCAGATTCCCCAGCTAGGAAAATTATCCAGCAGCAAGGCTAGCAGCAGAAGTTCGATAAAAAGAGATGACCCAACTACACCACAAGAAACAAGCAGAAGTTCCATAAAACGAGATGATCTACCGATAACACCCCAGGAAAACAGCAGAAGTTCACTCAGAAGATATGAACCTGTCACACCACAGGAAGAGCGAAGTAAATCTCCATTTAGTGGTGCAGAAGTTTATGATAAAAAATCCTTAGCAGGGGACAATTCATCTGGTATTGTACATATGGGGACAGCACGGGGGCCTCCTGTTCAGCCACCGTTGTCTCCAGTGGAACCAGGCACCCCCAGACCTGATGGTAATTCCATGGACATTCCACTGACTAGCTTCACAGGAACTCTACAGAGACAAAAATCAGGGAGAACCCGGACAACAA GTTTATTCATTGACCCAGAAGCACCAGAGGAAAAGGATGTGTTTGAAGAACCCGATTATGGTGATGACGAcgacgatgatgatgatgacatatTTGCACCTCGTGTGCCTGGTCCTGACGGCAGGAAACGACACATTTCTGGTGAAAGCAGAACTAGACATCTGTCTGGTGAGCGACATCAGGGTGAGAGAATCAGACATCCCTCTGGAGAACTGATGTATAGAGTTCCGATGGGGAGTAGTCCAGCTAGAGTGCCATTGGGAAGCAGTCCAGTGAGGAATCCAAATGACAGCAGTCCAGCAAGACTGACTGCTAAAATCAGTCCCTCAAGACATCCTGAGAACCGCTTACGGAATCCTCAGGTGGATCGTTATAGACACCAGTCTGGAGACCGGACGCGATTTAGTGTTACCAGTGATGGATCATTATATGGAAGCTCAGACAATTTTGAAAAGAGAGGCACAGACAATAATTATGAAGACATTGACTCGGATATGGACTTTGAGATGCCGCCATTGGATTCTGATCCAGATGTGTTGTCGGATGTGAGTCTTCCCCTGCCGAGTCCACCAGCTTTTGTGAAGCAAGCCTCCAAGGAAGCAAGGTCTCCGCTCCGAAGCTTTGCGTACGATGAAGTTCCCACCGCTATGTCTTTACCCCTCTCACCTTTTGGAGATTTTG GAGGAGGGACGTACATCACTATAGCTGCCTCCCCTTCAAGCACTGTGGACAGGCCACACTTTGTCTTTCCACCAACCAGCCCCATGGCTACAGACAACACGAAACCACCAGATAGTGAATCGGAGAGTCTGCCTCCTCCACCATCACAACAGAATGGAGAGGCATCAGGTGGCTCCATGCTTCCTCCACCTCCAAAGTTCTACCGTCCTGCACAGAAACCTTCTTGGCACAAGGCTGTCCCCTCTTCAACTAGAAATGGAGGTCCTGAGCATGTTAATTCAAGTAAGAATGGTGGACCAGAGTATGCTAAGATTCAGAGGCAAGGTAGTCAGAGACAGGAACCAGACAATGGAAACCGCAGTGGAGAACCAGCTACAGAAGGTCCCTCCAGGAGTGGTAGCGTTAAAAGGAAAAACATTCCAGCAag ACTCCACCTCAGTATAGTGTGTTCTCTGTGTTTGTTGAGTTTGATTGGAGGAGTGTACAGTAAGATGAATGTAACAGGGACCCAGGTCCACATCACTGTATATGCTCCCAAGCATTTCTTCCACCAGAAAATTGAAGTTTTCTTCCACCAGAACAAGCCTGCCTATGTGGTGGAGAATCCCTATCAAGTCCAGGCTTATG ATGTCCGGGAACCCAAACTGGACAGCTTAAACTCCTCCAAGTGTTACAATTCTCAATGTCCCCAAGGATGTGATGAGGACACGGGCCAGTGTATCTGTAAAAAGGGTTACCGACCCGACGCCCACAATAAATGTCAAG ATGCGAATGAGTGTAGAGATGGCTCCTTTCTGTGTCATGAAGATGCTGGGTGCCTGAACATGATCGGTTCCTACTACTGTATCTGCAGCCTGCCGTTCTATGGGAATGGCAAGTCATGTGAGG AGTGTAATGCTCCATGCAGACCCGGAACATATCAAAAGGGATCGTGTGAAATCAATGAGCAGAAACAGTGCATTG AATGCACTAACCAGTGTGACAGAGGTTTCTACATGTATAGCAAATGTGGAAAAAGGGATGATTCTAGTTGTCGCA TGTGCCATGGAGAATGTTTAGACAGTCACTATGAGTACCAGAGATGCACACAGTCACAGAATAGAGTCTGTAAAG GGAGAGAGGAATTGAAGCCACCTGTGGGCGGTCCTAATGTCATCATGGAGGACAGAGATGATACTTACAAGAACGACATGACCACTATCCACCACAGAGAAAGTACCCCTGGTCAGAACACGCACACCTTCATGTTTTCTAAAG GTTCTGGATTCTACATTGAGGTGGCCTTGAAGTACCTCCATCCAGCCCCTATCTTTTCTCCTGTCAATCACACCAGTCAGAATGAGCTGGACAGCTTCCAGGGAGACAAATCTGTGTTGGAGAGTTACTGTCCCTTTCCAATTCCTGTCAAATATCAACTTTATTACAAAGCCCATAAG AACATTACTTACAAGGAGAAACAGAAATTTGGACATACACTTATTAGGCCCTGTAAAACGTACACCCAACACGGCCAGTACCCACCGCAGGATGACACGACAGAGGGGTCCATCATGTGCTCTCAGCCAGGCCCAGTCAGCGGAGTCTTCTCTGTGTTAGACACCCAGTTCACCACCAGTACATCCACATGGGTGGAGAAAACGGAGAG CTGTCTGCTGAGTAATGCGGCCTGTCTGAACTGTACCAGACACTGTGCCAGACAGATGTTGTTACAGCCGGGGGAGTGTTCAATAGCCGGGGGTGACAAAGGCCAGTCTCCACGACTCCCAGAATGCTTCACATGCTGCACGCAGAGCAACTGTAGCGACGTCTGCAAAACTTATCATGACTACATCTGTCAGACAGAGAG ATGCAAGCAAGGAGACCTAATTGAATTTAGGCTGAAACCTGTGTACCATCCTAAAGGTGACTTTTTGTGTCACATGGCTCCATCGCCGAATCAGAAACTCCTTGAACTAGAATACACAATCAAACATTACTACAACACATTGATGACACAGAGTTTTACCATATATGGCGACGAGACATGGCAGAAGACTGGAAAACTTAAATCAGA TAAGCACATTGTTAAAGTGGAGGTGGACTCCAGGTTGGATGTGATACCGGACATCATTGAAGGGTCCCCTGGTCAGAGAGATGTAACAGTGGGCAAGTACAGAACTGCGGGGGAGAGTGTCAGAAGTTCCTACATCCAGGGGTCTTCCGCGCCGGTCAGGCCAATCAAGCCCTACATCGAAACATCACAGACATTTG GTAAAAAACATTGTGATGATGATGCTTTGGAGTACTTGATCTCAACCAACTCTGGGCAACCCTTCCAACATCTGCAGACTCTGCAGGGCCGTTACCTAGGAAACTTCACCTATGTTGTCACCAACAGCTCTGCCCAGTCATTGGTGAAGATAGGAGTCTCAAAGCACTCCTCCATTTTGTTTTCACTGTATCCTGGAGCAACTCTGAAAGAGGGAAGTTTGAAGGGCAATATTTCCCATAATTCCACCCACTGGAATCTGAATGTGACGGGGGAAGTGGAGTCATGTCCAG GTATTCTGAATGTAAACATCACGGATGCGAAATATCCCAGCCGACCTCTGTACCAGTATGACATACAGGTCAAGTGTCCTCAAAACTTCTTTCTGGTGTTTTCTGTACCTAGTGGCGACAGTCCACGGTCAGACAAACAGTTCATCGTTTCCGTCAGGGACAATGTCAGACGATTCCAACTTCACGTGTACCGTGCCAGGGCAAGCCAGCTTAACACAT TAAGTGGTCGGGAATCCCAGCTTGTTCATTCCACAGAGGCTGTAGTCCCTCCTCATTTCTCGGTCCCGTTCATCGTGTCCGTCTGCGGAGGAGTATTACTGCTCATTTTTGTGTCAGCGGTTGGAATTGTTGTCAAATTTG GTCAGCCTCTGGGAGACGTCCTCCAGTTCCGATGGTGTCATCTGGTCCTGATGGTGATTTATATGACATTCCAGTTTATATACGCAGCCTGTGTCTCAATGACTGTCTTCTACCTAGTCATCATTGCCAGTAATAG TGACACCACAGCATTTCTGAGAAACTACCAACACCAGCGATCTGTGAAAACAGCATTCAGTAGTCTGGAGTTGGACCACTTGCAGCACCATTTAGAGGTGGAGCTTCAGCGACAAAGCAAGATGGCAGCAGGCTCAAAAGAACAGTGCGAGGTCAAAATGAGGAGTGTTATTCAGAAATTCAATGAG GTGAACAGCTTGCTTGAGAAAGAAGTAAAAGACAGGGTAACTGTTGATAATATCAAAGATCTTCTGTCACGACACAACGAAGATCTCATACAACAGTTCACAAGCAATCTCAACAACTACAA AGAGCGATACAAGAGTTATAtcaaacacacaaaaaaagTGTTTACAGCCAACATCGAGGAAACCTATCGCAGCGTGGAAAGAAGTAAATGGTTGGCTGGCCCAGATTTTCTCCACAAAACTGTCAAGAACTTCGGAGACTTGGAGGGACGTTCTACTAAACCTTTCATGCAGTGGTTAGGAGTACAACAGAGCCTAACTCAGATATCTGGAG ATGATGTCACCATTCCACTCCCCCAAACTCCCAGACTTTCCAAGGTGTTCAGCTCAGGATCACAGTCGTCTAGTCATGCTTCCAGTGCCCACTTCAACAGACCAGAGAGAACTGTCCACAAACACAACATGTGGTTCTTTGCAGACGACCCATTCAAAGCCAAAGAAAACCAGACAAGGTCATCTAAAGATCAAGCTCACACCACTGAGGCACCCCAGTACAGTGGTTACAGTGGATTTTTCTTTGTTATGGCAATAATTGACCTAATCTGGTTCCTCCATCGTATCCTCAAGTCGGTCGGGGTGGCTAGGCTGCTGCTTTACGGATATCCAATCTTTGTTGGCATTAGGGAGAAAACAA ATGATAGAAACCCTGATGGGTCAGCTAAAAGGCAGAGTCAGATCTTTCAGTCAGGGGCTgctaaaacatttaaaaaattcttcatCAAA atgTTGTCCAGTATGTTTGTGCCAAAAGTCATCGCCACCATTTTTGTGTGCCTGTTTATATATCTCGTCTCTGTGACAACATTCCATTTTGTCAACAGAGAGACATTTAGCTACTTAGGGTACTACAACAATATG GATGATCTTCTGAAGCTGAACGAGGACTTTGTGAATCACAGAATTGAGGCCCATGCAAACAGAATTAACACTATGGAGTACCCCTCATATCAGGAGTTAATGAACATGTATGTACAGCGCCATCTATACTTGCACCGAACACTGGAGAATCAGTGGCGCCACCTGCAGGAAGCCCACAGTGGCTTCTATTGCAGATACAAGCAGAGTCTGGATCCAAATGCTAAATGTACTGAGGGACTGGAATCTAGATTTGGGAACATGGACATGGAAGTGTGCCATTTTGAGCAGATTGAACCTAAATTCTATTCAAA TGGCCACGTGTCGGACTCGTCAGTGGCAGAAATACAAATGGATGCTTTCCTGACCAACATAAGGAAACTGATCTCAGATACCTGTCACATAATACTCATCTACATGTCAGTCATCATCATCAAAGAACTATTAGGCACTGTGGTCTGGCTCTGCCTTAAAAG GTCTGCATTTATAAACCTGCGTTTGATCTATGAAGCCGACAAACCACCGCCCACTGCCACAGGGAGAGACAGATGA